A DNA window from Amycolatopsis sp. DSM 110486 contains the following coding sequences:
- a CDS encoding glycoside hydrolase family 30 beta sandwich domain-containing protein, translating to MPRLRRVLCSVTAALAAVTVAAGSATAASGPEITPAAPAAQAPAAVSRTVHEWLTNPGDATPVDTQLSWQSPAAAAPTTVRIDPNVKFQTVSGFGAAITDSSAQVLYGLTPGNRDEVMKNLFDPRAGAGISFLRQPIGASDFAVGQDYSYDDLPSGQTDYDMKHFSIAHDEAQILPLVRQAKKLNPQLEIVASPWSMPGWMKTSGSMIDGKLIDSPKIYRAYALYLVKFLQAYRKAGVHVDYLTVQNEPQALERNNYPGTDLPWQQEAKVIEALGPAIRAAGLDTKILGFDHNWSEHPGDIASHQRAGEDPQPEYPYDLLSTPAAKWMAGTAYHCYYGSSDAQTPLKASFPGKDIFMTECEGGDSSTILGVMQNWGRSSIDWNIALDENHGPHLGGCGTCNGTITVNSQTKAVTYNDQYRDIEHFSKFVPPGSVHIASSVVYTSGSSTPIEAVAFTNPDHSTTVVALNTAKTEQKFTVVSGDRSFDATVGAGATVTFQWSGR from the coding sequence ATGCCGCGCTTGCGAAGAGTGCTGTGTTCGGTGACGGCCGCGTTGGCCGCCGTGACCGTGGCGGCCGGGTCGGCGACCGCCGCCTCCGGGCCCGAGATCACGCCGGCGGCGCCCGCCGCCCAGGCCCCTGCCGCCGTGTCGCGGACCGTCCACGAGTGGCTCACGAACCCCGGTGACGCCACGCCCGTCGATACGCAGCTGAGCTGGCAGAGCCCGGCCGCGGCGGCGCCGACGACGGTCCGCATCGATCCGAACGTGAAGTTCCAGACGGTGTCCGGCTTCGGCGCGGCCATCACCGACTCGTCGGCCCAGGTGCTCTACGGCCTCACGCCGGGCAATCGCGACGAGGTCATGAAGAACCTCTTCGACCCGCGCGCCGGCGCGGGCATCAGCTTCCTGCGCCAGCCCATCGGCGCGTCGGACTTCGCCGTCGGCCAGGACTACAGCTACGACGACCTGCCGTCCGGGCAGACCGACTACGACATGAAGCACTTCTCCATCGCCCACGACGAGGCGCAGATCCTCCCGCTCGTGCGCCAGGCGAAGAAGCTGAACCCGCAGCTGGAGATCGTCGCCAGCCCGTGGAGCATGCCGGGCTGGATGAAGACGTCCGGCTCGATGATCGACGGCAAGCTCATCGACTCGCCGAAGATCTACCGCGCATACGCGCTGTACCTGGTGAAGTTCCTGCAGGCCTACCGCAAGGCGGGCGTGCACGTGGACTACCTGACCGTGCAGAACGAGCCGCAGGCCCTGGAGCGCAACAACTACCCGGGCACCGACCTGCCGTGGCAGCAGGAAGCGAAGGTGATCGAGGCCCTCGGCCCCGCCATCCGCGCCGCCGGGCTCGACACGAAGATCCTCGGCTTCGACCACAACTGGAGCGAGCACCCCGGTGACATCGCCTCGCACCAGCGGGCAGGGGAGGACCCGCAGCCGGAGTACCCGTACGACCTGCTGTCCACCCCGGCCGCGAAGTGGATGGCCGGCACCGCCTACCACTGCTACTACGGCTCGTCCGACGCGCAGACACCGCTCAAGGCATCGTTTCCCGGCAAAGACATCTTCATGACCGAGTGCGAGGGCGGCGACTCGTCCACGATCCTCGGCGTGATGCAGAACTGGGGCCGCAGCTCGATCGACTGGAACATCGCGCTCGACGAGAACCACGGCCCGCACCTGGGCGGCTGCGGCACCTGTAACGGTACCATCACCGTGAACTCGCAGACGAAGGCCGTGACCTACAACGACCAGTACCGCGATATCGAGCACTTCTCGAAGTTCGTGCCGCCGGGCTCGGTGCACATCGCCTCGTCCGTGGTCTACACCAGCGGCAGCAGCACGCCGATCGAGGCGGTCGCGTTCACGAACCCCGACCACTCGACCACCGTGGTCGCGCTGAACACCGCGAAGACCGAGCAGAAGTTCACCGTCGTCTCCGGTGACCGCTCGTTCGACGCGACCGTGGGCGCCGGCGCCACCGTCACCTTCCAGTGGAGCGGCCGCTGA